A single genomic interval of Asterias amurensis chromosome 1, ASM3211899v1 harbors:
- the LOC139938149 gene encoding uncharacterized protein, with protein MGARLSTLEVNLRDTDHRVSANIKDINDLKTSLEMLEKQHMNHLAATNSRFDGHHSDTHKLSNQLDDLQNRNRRNNIVIHGVPEGSEKDQKSCEEFVAGFLAFHMKLEGGEEVEIERAHRTPGNRQSRSGAGTQTRPRLIHVNILRYTDRKFILKNAARTLKNNPYRGANIYITDDVTSMIRAGRKCLREDHLQSIRDDSRVQFAYIPMSVPAVISYKLKSGPFKTFRLGEATPIS; from the coding sequence ATGGGTGCTAGACTGTCCACCCTTGAAGTCAACCTCCGGGATACGGATCATCGTGTTAGTGCCAACATCAAGGACATTAACGACCTAAAAACATCTCTGGAAATGCTTGAGAAGCAACATATGAATCACTTAGCAGCCACAAACAGCAGGTTCGACGGTCACCATAGTGATACACACAAGCTTAGTAACCAGCTAGATGATCTCCAAAACCGGAACAGGAGAAATAACATCGTAATCCATGGTGTCCCAGAAGGCTCTGAGAAAGATCAAAAGTCCTGCGAGGAGTTTGTGGCGGGCTTTTTAGCTTTCCACATGAAGCTGGAGGGAGGTGAGGAAGTTGAAATCGAACGGGCCCACCGCACTCCGGGAAACCGTCAATCTCGCTCCGGGGCCGGTACTCAGACTCGCCCACGACTAATTCATGTCAACATCCTCAGGTATACGGACAGAaaattcattctcaaaaacgCCGCCCGAACCTTGAAGAACAATCCCTACAGAGGAGCTAACATCTACATCACCGATGACGTCACCTCAATGATCCGGGCAGGCAGAAAATGTCTCAGAGAGGATCATCTCCAATCCATTCGTGATGACTCAAGGGTACAGTTCGCCTACATCCCTATGTCCGTCCCCGCAGTAATCTCCTACAAACTGAAAAGCGGTCCGTTCAAGACCTTTCGGCTTGGGGAAGCAACCCCCATCTCCTAG